The following nucleotide sequence is from Roseivirga sp. BDSF3-8.
ATAGACATGAGTTTCCATGCAAGGCCTCCTTAAAGTGATCAATATTTATTGAAAAATTCGCAGGATAAACAATACCGCAATGTTGAGAAGAGCTTATCTTTTCTACAGTATAGAAAATAGGAGTATCGAATTTTTGAATTGTTTTATTTTCAGGAGCAGAATACACTGTAAGAAAGTTAATTCTTTCGTGTGCTTCGAATAGTTTGTTATAGTCAAAACCTTTTGAATAAGGCATTATGATATCTATATGCTTTATTCTAGAATCGAGAGATGGCCTCAAATCTTCAATTAAATCATCAACTGTGATGTTGATTGTGAAATATCTCAATTGTACTGACTTACAACCTAAATCGTTTAATTCTTTAAAAATCTTTTCAAAGGGGTGACAGGAATTTTCATCTATGTCTATTATTGAATTTTCAATTTTATAGGGTGACTTCCAACTAAAGTCTATGGAGGGGAAAAGTTCAGGTTCAAGGGTTGTAAACGCTAGTTCATTATCAATAAGAAATTTAAAATATTCATCAATTTCATTGTCATATTCATTGTCATACAATGACTTGATTTCTTTGGTGTTTTTTCCTCTATAATCGTGTAATATATCATATAGAGTGTTTGGTATAAGTTGAAATGAATTGCGTTGTAAATCACAAATCGCACTTCGGCTGGCACCTTTTACGGGTATGCAATTACTAAAGAGCAGAACTGACTTACTATCATCCATTCTTTAAATTCCTTTTTATTATTTGTGAAATGGGCTTATGATAAGAAATGCAGTAGTATGAATTATCCTTATAAAAGGAAGACTGAACAGCTTTTCGCTTTACTCCTGACTTATTTAAGGGGACGAGTTTGTAAAATGTAGACGGTATAAATTGCACACTATCAGGAGGTATTTTATTAAGTAATTGGTTGTAAATGTCTTTACTTTCCATGATTCAATATTGTTAGTTGATGTTATTACCAGCTACAAGGTATTCCGCTACAATTTCCTCTAAATAATAATTGCAAGGGTTTGAGACCATTCCAAACTGTCCTATAGGGTTAACTTCTAAAAAAACATACCTTCCATCAGAAGCTTTAATGAGGTCGATAGAACCGCAGTTTAAATCTAATGCCATCATCAATGAATGTAACTTTTCCTCTATCCCGGCTGGGATTTTGAAAGGTATATTTCTATTGGGCTTATCAAAATTATAATTACGAAAATCTGTGGTGGTTTTCTGATCTGACTGACTGAAAATAGCCATTGAATAGAACTTGCCTTCTAGATAAAATGACCTTATTTCAAACTCCTTTTCTATTTTCTCCTGGAAAAATGAAGGAAAGAACTCTGTGGGCATAGATTTTATATCCTCTATACTAAATGTGGAAGTATATAAGGCAAAAGGTATGCTGTTTACAGAAAGACCCGCAAAGTCTTGTATGCTTTTCGTAATTATAGAGTCAAATTTTTCACTGAATTGTAACAGGTGTTTTCTAGAAGATGTAACGATCGTTGATGGTATATTTAAATTTAAATTACTGGCTATTCTTAATTGATTTAATTTATTTGGAGAGGTGTTACTCTCTTTATTAAGAGACCTGTCACATGCATAGGAGTCAGTTATAGCTTCTTTGATGGCGAAAAAGTCCTTGTAAAGTGTAGATCTTATCTGATGATTTAGATGAATGTCATTTGTTAAACCATAAGCTTTGTCGATGAAGTCAATTCCCCCCCAACGTCTATACCACGTTGATTTGATTTCATTTGGATTGACCTCAGAATCTTCATCTTCATCTTCAAATTTCAAAATAAGCCCTTCACCATTCATACTAATTTGATATGAATGCGAATTATCAAAGTCTGATCCATTTAATCTTTTGAATGGTGTGTTTTTAGACCATATCCAATCTATAACTATATTGGTTGAATATTCTCCTTCAGAACAACTAAATATCAATACCATATACATTGACATAAATAGACACGTTGATTTCTCAACGTGTCATACTTTTAAAATTTAGATGTAGACTATTGCACTCTGGTTACGTCCTCCGCATCTAATTTGGCTTGTTCACCGGTAGAATAAATCCCAGTAATATCTCCTCCAGTCAATTTGGACAAGTCAGAGATAGTGTAAGATTGAAACTTGTTGATGTTTAAGCTTTCGAACTTTTTCATAATATTCTAAAGTTTGTGTTAGGTGAAATAAATTTCAAGAAATTAATCATTGGTTTTATTCTTTTCAAGGAAAAAATGATTTATATTTTAGCGTTTAAGGCCTCTATGCTTTTTTAAGTGCCTTGTTTTTCCTTGATATTTTTTAGATATCTATAATTAAGATTTATTTTTTATTGCTTATTTCTATTAGTGTAGTTTGTCTTTTTATTTTTGGAATCAACACAAAATCTTAAGTTTAATTAAATTGGAATATAAAAACAGTAAAGTTGCCATAAACAGCATATTTATATACGGTGACTCGGCCCTAGAAGAAAAGTAATGCGCCTGCTTTGTTACCGATATGGTTGCTAATTTCTTCTTAGCCCCCTAAATAACTGGACAATGAATTCTACAAGTTAACTTTACTAACTTGTATCTCAAATGAAACGAAGACACTGGACCGCTGAACAGAAGCTTCAGATTCTTTTAGAAGCAGAAAAGGAAGGCATTACAGCCACCATCCGCAAGCACGGTATCTATAGCAATACTTTCTATCAATGGAAGGAAAAGTATGATACTGGTGGCATAGATGCCCTAGCCAGCAAGCATTATAAAGTAGACCCTGAGCTTAAGCGCTTGCAAAAGGAAAACCAGCAGTTAAAAGAGATGCTGGCTGAAAAAGAGCTGGCCCTGCGCATTAAAGAAGAGCTTTTAAAAAAAAGCACTGCCAAAAAGCGTACAGGCTCATGATTGCTCAAAAGTATATTAACCTGGGTTATGCTACATATAAAGTGCTGCCTTTATGTGGCCTGAGTAGAAGCTCTTATTACTATCAATCTAAGACAGGCAAGAGAGGGCGTAAAGTAAGCCAACATACCCTGAGCCATGATGGTATTCTTTACAGCAATGCCTATGTGCTGGAGCGGATCGAATGGCTCTTAAGCCAGGAGTTTATTGATTATGGTTATGAGAAGGTAGCGGCCTGGTTGAAAAACACCGAAAGGCTCGTTATCAACGAGAAAAAAGTTTATCGGCTCATGAAGCAGGCTCGCTTGCTCAGTCAGCGCATTAGGCGCAACAAACGTGGCAAACGCATTGCTCAGGATCTTCTTCCTAGCCCGGAAGCAGCTTTTCAATGCCTGCAGACCGATATCAAGTATATCTATATTCACGGTCAGCATCGTAATGCGCTGCTAATTACCGTATTGGATGTATACTCCCGGGGAGTATTAGGCTACAGGTTGGCCTGGAGCGTGACCAAGCACCAGGTGATCGAACTAATGAAAGAAATACTTTACCATTACCAGTTACCTGAAAAAGCAACCTTACGAACCGATAACGGTAGTCAGTTTGAGGCAGGGCTGTTTCGGGAATACCTAAAGGAAATGGCCATCGAGCATGAGTTCACGCATGTAGCTACACCGCAGGAGAACTGCTATATTGAGTCCTTTCATTCCATCATAGAAAGCGCCGTATGCTCAAAATATGAGTTCGAGGACCTGCAGGAAGCAAAGGAGACCTTCAATCGCTTTATGAACTTTTACAACCACGAGCGTCTACATGGCAGCCTTGGAAAACAAGCGCCCAGTCAGTTCCTTAAAAGAACAAACAGCGCCAAGAAACTACGTAACTTGCCACTGGAACAGACAACAGATGGTAAGCTAAAACTAACAACTCAACTTGTAGAATCTTAGTCCTATTTTTAAGGGGTTAGGACAATTTTTATTTCTTAGTATAGGTGAGTCCAATTAAACTTACTCTGCTCTGTATCATTGATAATGCTGTTAAAGGGACAACAAACCACCCTGGTAGTTTGAGCAGGGGTCTTAAAGCTAATCTAATAACTATCTATGAACTCAGACTGAGTTTCTTGTGCTATACAGGCTACGTTCCTATGTAACTGGCCTAGCTTAAGGCTCAGGCATTAAAAGCGCTGAATACACCTTGCCTACAACTATTTCATCACTGGGTTGGAGCAATACTACAGTAGAAGCATTAGCTAACTGCCCATTAGGAAATGCTGCAAAAGGCATTTCAAAACACGCAAGTATTCCCCTTCGCCTGCAAATGAGGAGGCGGAGCAGTACCTTAACCGGGAAGGTGGTAGATGCAGTAAGGCTGATCGGGCTGGCAGGGCTGACATCGGGGGATGTCAGTGCAGAGGTTCCTGTAAAACCCTTCAACACCTGCACACCTACACCAGGCAAATTTGTACAATACCGTGACGGCTTGCCCATTTCTTGGGGTATCTCTCCTTCGTCTATCCTTACTTATAAGATTCGGATGGCTTGTTTTTTGTGCTTTTCTAATATCCGGGAAAATGTGATAAGCCACGGATTGGTGTATGCGTGAGGGATAGAACGGCCTGTTTGAGCCCCCGGGGGGAGTAGTCTGTCGAAAAACGGATAAATTTTAGCCCGACCGGCCGCTGCGTTAGCAGACCGGGCGGTGACCACACCTTTTGAGTCTCCTTATCTGTAGCTGGTCCAGTTACGGTCGCGTATGCGCTGCTCGTGCTCCCTGATCAGTTCCGCCCACCGGATGTCATTGGTTTCGCTTACGATCTGTCCTGCCTGCACGGCGGCATTCAGTGCCTCATCGTATTCGCCGTTGAGGTAGAGAAACCAGGCGTATTTATCCCAGGTGATGTAGTCGGTGGCCAGTTCGTGGTTCCAGTTGATATTGAGTACCTGGTAGCGCTCATGGGTAGGCATGGTGTAAAAGGCGAGGGCCAGCCCGATGCTGATGCCGACGGGCCAGAGCTTATTAAACTGCTTTTTCTTAACACCCATATAGAGGGCGACGAGGGTGAGCGCTATGGCGACGGCCAATAGGATATACTGGCCGGGCAGGAACTTGATGACCACAAACAAAAAGGCGGCCCAGGCCCCTGTGGTCAGGTTAAGAAGCGGGTAGAGCCTGTTGCGCCTGATAGCCAGGGAAACGAGGCTCAGCAGCAGTATGCCGGCGAGGCCGACAAGCATAATGACGGCATTATAATGTATATGAAAAAACTTAAGGGCAAACCCTGTAAGGAAAACCAGGTAGGAGAGGGCCAGCAGGACTTTCATGCGTGTAACGGGCTTGGGTAATGGCTATGGCTAAAGGATAAATCTATCAGTTTTTTTCCATTTGCCGGTTATGGAAGGTTGCTTTTTCTGGTGGCAGGCTGTGGTGTGCCGCTAAGAATATACCTGCCGGTATTAACCAATACACCTGCATTTATCACAAAAATACCTATAAAAAGCACAAGGCCGGGTTGAAGGCTTTGTATTATAGCGAGGTGATTTTAGGTATCATTGGCCATTGAGGATGAACGCGTTATAGCGATGCCCCGATAGGGTGCAGATACGTGCTCATTTTCCTGAAGAATTACAGGCTGTAACCGGCTTCTGATGACTGAAAAAGAAATAATAAACCAGGCCGTGCCTCTAGGTGAGGTATGGAGAGCCTTATGGGCCTTTCCTCTAATAAGCAAAGGAGTGTCACACCTTGCCTGTGTAAGGGAAAGGCTGATTAAGCACTATGCTGTGGCGGATACCTGTGCCGGTTATCTTTTCTCCCATTATACTATTAAAGGCTATGGATATGCTAAGTGATCTATGCATGCGCCTCTTTAAGCACATACTGCCGCCTAACGAGCTGCGGTATATGCTGGCGCACTGGTTTGGGAAGTCCCGCGAGGAGATACGCGAGCAGATGCTGAGGCATGGCTTTGTGGCCCGGATACAGGAAAAGCCTGCGCCGGTAACTGAGGCACCACAGGTACCGGATGACGGGGCTGTGCCTGCCTGGGTGGTGGATGAATTGAACCACCGCCTGCAACAAAAAGGGCTGGGGGCCGGCGAGATTCGTAAGGTGCTGGCCTACGCAGGCATGCGGCCGGAGGAAACGGACCACCTGCCAGGTGAGGCGGCCGAAGAAAGTAATGCCTACTCTATCTTTAAAAATACCCTGAAGGGTGTGGTATAACGTGATATGAAGACCTTTAATACTTACCTCGTTCTGGTGCTGCTACTGATAGCGTCCGCCAGCCTTAACATCTACCAGTGGCTGAGTGACGGAGCTGTGGCACCGGGTACGGCCCAGCCTGTAAAAGAGGCGGCTACTACGACGGCACAGGCTCA
It contains:
- a CDS encoding IS3 family transposase, which codes for MIAQKYINLGYATYKVLPLCGLSRSSYYYQSKTGKRGRKVSQHTLSHDGILYSNAYVLERIEWLLSQEFIDYGYEKVAAWLKNTERLVINEKKVYRLMKQARLLSQRIRRNKRGKRIAQDLLPSPEAAFQCLQTDIKYIYIHGQHRNALLITVLDVYSRGVLGYRLAWSVTKHQVIELMKEILYHYQLPEKATLRTDNGSQFEAGLFREYLKEMAIEHEFTHVATPQENCYIESFHSIIESAVCSKYEFEDLQEAKETFNRFMNFYNHERLHGSLGKQAPSQFLKRTNSAKKLRNLPLEQTTDGKLKLTTQLVES
- the gwsS gene encoding grasp-with-spasm system SPASM domain peptide maturase, giving the protein MDDSKSVLLFSNCIPVKGASRSAICDLQRNSFQLIPNTLYDILHDYRGKNTKEIKSLYDNEYDNEIDEYFKFLIDNELAFTTLEPELFPSIDFSWKSPYKIENSIIDIDENSCHPFEKIFKELNDLGCKSVQLRYFTINITVDDLIEDLRPSLDSRIKHIDIIMPYSKGFDYNKLFEAHERINFLTVYSAPENKTIQKFDTPIFYTVEKISSSQHCGIVYPANFSINIDHFKEALHGNSCLLGKISVDIDGFIRNCPSTPYKSGHINEISLLDAVVDESLREFWLINKDQIAVCQDCEFRYICTDCRAFTIDNEKYAKPSKCSYDPYNAEWSNPSDNPFN
- a CDS encoding transposase, giving the protein MKRRHWTAEQKLQILLEAEKEGITATIRKHGIYSNTFYQWKEKYDTGGIDALASKHYKVDPELKRLQKENQQLKEMLAEKELALRIKEELLKKSTAKKRTGS
- the gwsG gene encoding grasp-with-spasm system ATP-grasp peptide maturase, translating into MSMYMVLIFSCSEGEYSTNIVIDWIWSKNTPFKRLNGSDFDNSHSYQISMNGEGLILKFEDEDEDSEVNPNEIKSTWYRRWGGIDFIDKAYGLTNDIHLNHQIRSTLYKDFFAIKEAITDSYACDRSLNKESNTSPNKLNQLRIASNLNLNIPSTIVTSSRKHLLQFSEKFDSIITKSIQDFAGLSVNSIPFALYTSTFSIEDIKSMPTEFFPSFFQEKIEKEFEIRSFYLEGKFYSMAIFSQSDQKTTTDFRNYNFDKPNRNIPFKIPAGIEEKLHSLMMALDLNCGSIDLIKASDGRYVFLEVNPIGQFGMVSNPCNYYLEEIVAEYLVAGNNIN